A genomic stretch from Limnobacter thiooxidans includes:
- a CDS encoding THUMP domain-containing class I SAM-dependent RNA methyltransferase, whose protein sequence is MPSSNPNHSNPGKAGQQHNSTKQSVFKCFASCPRGLEEILVAELETMGAQKTRAVTGGCTFEASWRQATRMTYWTRFAGRIGLELARGECSSEDQFYNIAKSVDWYNWFKLSNTFRVDLNNLGADLQSVRFTQLRLKDAVCDSFLERFDERPNVSVEAPDVRIFAAITPTEAMVYIDLAGENLFKRGWREEAGVAPLKENLAAGLWHIARQSEAGKNANVFLDPFCGSGTLVIESLSQLCDRAPGLERPFAFENLKPFTPEWGRDLQEDANKRFNAGLDKAIKSPWFQWYASDITEVLISIAKENLAQAGFEELLDAGIVQFAQRDALTVEPPAETGIVFSNPPYGERVRAKGADVPEDEAYERLFKAYGDHLKMNFSGWTAFLFSGDLEIKKTLGLSPKRKRPLFNGPIECRLFEIPLTRGVYRPRAAGTDGNTEGNAEAGSNPAQDDQAED, encoded by the coding sequence ATGCCCAGTTCAAACCCAAACCATTCCAACCCGGGCAAAGCCGGTCAACAACACAATTCGACCAAGCAAAGTGTCTTCAAATGCTTTGCCAGTTGTCCGCGCGGTCTGGAAGAAATTCTTGTGGCTGAACTGGAAACAATGGGGGCCCAGAAAACCCGTGCAGTCACCGGCGGCTGCACCTTTGAGGCCAGTTGGAGACAAGCCACGCGCATGACCTACTGGACCCGTTTTGCAGGCCGTATCGGCCTGGAACTGGCCCGTGGAGAATGCAGCAGCGAAGACCAGTTTTACAACATTGCCAAATCCGTCGACTGGTACAACTGGTTCAAACTATCCAACACATTCCGGGTCGACCTCAACAACCTGGGCGCCGACCTGCAAAGCGTGCGGTTTACCCAGTTGCGCCTGAAGGACGCGGTGTGCGATTCCTTCCTGGAGCGATTTGACGAACGCCCCAACGTCAGCGTGGAAGCACCGGATGTGCGCATCTTTGCTGCCATCACCCCCACCGAAGCCATGGTCTACATCGACCTGGCGGGCGAAAACCTGTTCAAGCGAGGCTGGCGCGAAGAAGCGGGCGTGGCCCCACTGAAGGAAAATCTGGCGGCAGGTTTGTGGCACATTGCGCGCCAAAGCGAAGCTGGAAAAAACGCGAATGTGTTTCTTGATCCGTTCTGCGGCAGTGGCACACTGGTCATTGAATCGCTGTCACAGCTGTGCGACCGTGCACCGGGCCTGGAACGGCCGTTTGCTTTTGAAAACCTGAAACCTTTCACCCCAGAGTGGGGACGAGACCTTCAGGAAGACGCCAACAAGCGCTTCAATGCGGGCTTGGACAAGGCAATCAAATCACCCTGGTTTCAGTGGTATGCCAGCGACATCACCGAGGTGCTCATCAGCATTGCAAAGGAAAACCTGGCACAGGCCGGGTTTGAAGAATTGCTGGACGCAGGCATTGTGCAGTTTGCACAGCGGGACGCACTCACCGTAGAGCCACCTGCAGAAACTGGCATCGTGTTCAGCAACCCGCCTTACGGCGAACGCGTGCGGGCCAAGGGTGCCGATGTGCCGGAAGACGAAGCCTACGAGCGCCTGTTCAAGGCCTATGGCGACCACCTGAAAATGAACTTCTCGGGGTGGACCGCCTTTTTGTTCTCAGGCGACCTGGAAATCAAGAAAACGCTGGGTTTGAGCCCCAAGCGCAAGCGCCCCTTGTTCAATGGTCCAATTGAATGCAGGCTGTTTGAAATCCCGTTGACGCGCGGTGTGTACCGGCCAAGGGCTGCAGGCACCGACGGCAACACAGAAGGCAATGCCGAGGCTGGAAGCAATCCAGCCCAGGACGATCAGGCCGAAGACTGA
- a CDS encoding CopD family protein: MDGYLWVKAFHILFVASWFAGLFYLPRIFVNLAMETEPAATARLLHMARKLYKFMTLLAIPALLLGFALVGVYQIGVGGQSGWLHAKILVVFIIAGYHYSCGRILRKFEIGQNTRSHVYFRWFNEVPVVLMAIAIILVVVKPF; this comes from the coding sequence ATGGACGGTTATCTTTGGGTAAAAGCCTTTCACATTTTGTTTGTGGCCTCGTGGTTTGCCGGGCTGTTTTACCTGCCCCGCATTTTCGTGAACCTGGCCATGGAAACAGAACCTGCAGCCACCGCCCGTTTGCTGCACATGGCGCGCAAGCTGTACAAATTCATGACCTTGCTGGCCATTCCCGCACTGTTGCTGGGTTTCGCACTGGTGGGTGTTTACCAAATCGGCGTGGGTGGCCAAAGCGGCTGGCTTCACGCCAAAATTCTGGTGGTGTTCATCATTGCCGGTTACCACTACAGTTGTGGCCGCATTCTGCGCAAGTTTGAAATCGGCCAGAACACCCGCAGCCACGTCTACTTCCGTTGGTTCAATGAAGTGCCCGTGGTACTCATGGCCATTGCCATCATTTTGGTGGTCGTAAAACCTTTCTAA
- a CDS encoding glutamate-5-semialdehyde dehydrogenase, translating into MSIEDQILAIGKKARAAAVYMAKANTHAKNQALLETAKLIRANKAALTEANQEDLAQAKANGLEEALLDRLALNDKAIETMAQGLEQIAQLPDPIGEMTDFKNRPSGIQVGKMRVPLGVIGIIYESRPNVTVDAAGLCIKSGNSTILRGGSEAFRCNQALAAIVAQGLEAAGLPADAVQVIDTTDRAAVGTLITMTEYVDVIVPRGGKGLIERISRDAKVPVIKHLDGICHVFIDESANMTHAVNIAENAKTHRYGTCNTMETLLVHTHVAKPALAELAVRYAAKGVELRGCKRTMALLPSVKAATEEDWNTEYLAPILSIKVVDSLDEAIAHINKYGSHHTDSIVTENHSHAMRFVREVDSASVMVNASTRFADGFEYGLGAEIGISTDKIHARGPVGLEGLTSQKYVVFGHGEIRN; encoded by the coding sequence ATGAGCATTGAAGACCAAATCCTGGCCATCGGCAAAAAAGCCCGCGCAGCAGCGGTGTACATGGCCAAGGCCAACACCCACGCAAAAAATCAGGCCCTGCTGGAAACAGCCAAGCTGATTCGCGCCAACAAGGCCGCATTGACCGAAGCCAATCAGGAAGACCTGGCTCAAGCCAAAGCCAATGGCCTTGAAGAGGCCTTGCTGGATCGCCTGGCACTGAACGACAAAGCCATTGAAACCATGGCGCAGGGCCTTGAGCAAATTGCCCAGTTGCCCGACCCGATTGGCGAGATGACCGACTTTAAAAACCGCCCTTCCGGCATCCAGGTGGGTAAAATGCGCGTGCCCTTGGGCGTGATCGGTATCATTTATGAAAGCCGTCCGAATGTGACTGTTGATGCGGCCGGCTTGTGCATCAAATCCGGCAACAGCACCATTTTGCGTGGTGGGTCTGAAGCTTTTCGCTGCAACCAGGCACTGGCCGCGATTGTGGCCCAAGGCCTTGAAGCAGCAGGTTTGCCAGCCGATGCGGTGCAGGTCATCGACACCACCGACCGTGCGGCCGTGGGCACGTTGATCACCATGACGGAATACGTGGACGTGATTGTGCCGCGGGGTGGCAAGGGTTTGATCGAACGAATTTCACGCGATGCCAAGGTACCTGTGATCAAGCACCTCGACGGCATTTGCCACGTGTTCATTGATGAATCGGCCAACATGACCCACGCTGTGAACATCGCCGAGAATGCGAAAACCCACCGCTATGGCACCTGCAACACCATGGAAACCCTGTTGGTCCACACCCACGTGGCCAAACCGGCCTTGGCCGAATTGGCCGTGCGCTATGCCGCCAAAGGCGTTGAATTGCGCGGTTGCAAACGCACCATGGCCCTGCTGCCCAGCGTGAAAGCCGCCACGGAAGAAGACTGGAACACCGAATACCTGGCCCCGATTTTGTCGATCAAGGTGGTCGACAGCCTGGACGAAGCAATTGCCCACATCAACAAATACGGTTCGCACCACACCGACAGCATCGTGACTGAAAATCACAGCCACGCCATGCGCTTTGTTCGCGAAGTGGATTCTGCTTCCGTCATGGTGAATGCGTCCACCCGGTTTGCAGACGGATTTGAATACGGACTGGGTGCCGAAATTGGCATTTCCACCGATAAAATTCACGCACGCGGCCCGGTGGGCCTTGAAGGATTGACCAGCCAGAAATACGTGGTGTTTGGTCACGGTGAAATTCGCAACTAA
- the holA gene encoding DNA polymerase III subunit delta — MKQIALDTWLADTGNQALPQLLCVFTDEPLFATQAADLYRTRLKKQTDYQRQIVEVDRQFDPQEFLSLFAEASLFGDVSLVDLRISQPKLSKEAAEALGKAAQWIAAGDTGHHLLVNAPKLNKTQEKSAGFAELLAKGTEVICKPIGADTLPGWIAQAAKRKGVQLNRETCAWLAEKTEGNLLVAHQTIEKLALEHQGAVDIEQVQGMVANSARFNVFDLGASLLAGDVKRITRMVEGLEAEGEAPTLVLWALQEEIRAIRDTQQAMRRGMSLSDACRQNRIWGQRQNHIAAALKRHNPGSLQKLTGWCYAAEKTIKGMKQGNPWTLFEIIGLGVAGIEPPELWNT, encoded by the coding sequence GTGAAACAGATTGCGCTGGACACCTGGCTTGCTGACACAGGCAATCAAGCATTGCCTCAGCTGCTGTGCGTGTTCACCGACGAGCCCTTGTTCGCCACCCAGGCCGCAGACCTGTATCGCACACGTTTAAAAAAGCAGACGGACTACCAGCGTCAAATTGTGGAAGTTGATCGCCAGTTTGACCCGCAGGAATTCTTGTCCCTGTTTGCCGAAGCCTCGCTGTTTGGCGATGTGTCTCTGGTTGATTTGCGCATCAGCCAACCGAAGCTGAGCAAGGAAGCGGCAGAAGCACTGGGCAAAGCGGCACAGTGGATTGCAGCGGGTGACACCGGCCACCACCTGCTGGTGAACGCACCCAAGCTGAACAAAACGCAGGAGAAAAGCGCCGGGTTTGCGGAGCTTCTGGCCAAGGGCACAGAAGTGATCTGCAAACCGATTGGTGCAGACACCCTGCCCGGCTGGATTGCGCAGGCGGCCAAACGCAAGGGCGTGCAACTGAATCGCGAAACCTGCGCCTGGCTTGCAGAAAAAACCGAAGGCAACCTGCTGGTGGCTCACCAAACCATTGAAAAACTGGCGCTGGAACACCAAGGGGCCGTGGACATTGAACAGGTTCAAGGCATGGTGGCCAACTCGGCACGTTTCAATGTGTTCGACTTGGGTGCAAGCCTACTGGCCGGTGACGTGAAACGAATTACCCGCATGGTGGAAGGCCTGGAAGCGGAAGGCGAAGCACCCACGCTGGTACTGTGGGCGCTTCAGGAAGAAATTCGTGCCATTCGCGACACACAGCAAGCCATGAGACGCGGAATGTCTTTGTCGGATGCCTGCCGTCAAAATAGAATTTGGGGACAGCGGCAGAATCACATTGCTGCTGCGCTGAAACGACACAACCCGGGCAGCCTGCAAAAATTGACTGGCTGGTGCTATGCCGCCGAAAAAACCATCAAGGGCATGAAACAGGGCAACCCCTGGACCCTGTTTGAAATCATTGGTTTGGGCGTGGCTGGCATTGAGCCGCCCGAACTGTGGAACACTTGA
- the lptE gene encoding LPS assembly lipoprotein LptE, whose product MKRFIQAIALLSTALVLAACGFQLRGQYDFDFDKIELRGMENAEMNRNMDLQLQILNLKVNPPEGAPLKLNLIRETRDRSIVTFSATGRAREVRITYELFYSVTDKNGDFLIATSQLSQRRELTYTDDQILGKEAEENQLTTEMQRDIARQITGRLSALQVPKGQTAK is encoded by the coding sequence ATGAAACGATTCATTCAAGCCATCGCCCTGCTGAGCACCGCACTGGTGCTGGCCGCCTGCGGTTTTCAACTGCGAGGGCAATACGACTTTGATTTCGACAAAATCGAATTGCGCGGCATGGAAAATGCTGAAATGAACCGCAACATGGACTTGCAGCTTCAAATCCTGAACCTCAAAGTGAATCCGCCCGAAGGCGCACCCTTGAAGCTGAATTTGATCCGGGAAACCCGCGACCGCAGCATCGTGACTTTCAGCGCCACGGGCCGGGCCCGCGAAGTGCGGATCACCTACGAACTGTTTTACAGCGTGACGGATAAAAATGGCGACTTCCTGATCGCCACCAGCCAGTTGAGCCAGCGCCGCGAACTGACCTACACCGACGACCAGATTCTCGGCAAGGAAGCGGAAGAAAACCAGCTGACCACAGAAATGCAACGCGACATTGCGCGCCAAATCACCGGTCGCCTGAGCGCCTTGCAAGTACCAAAGGGGCAAACAGCCAAGTGA
- the leuS gene encoding leucine--tRNA ligase, whose product MFDKYAAQDIENAVQGQWKTSDAYKAEAFAKDASGKLKPKYYCVSMLPYPSGKLHMGHVRNYTINDVMIRQKRMKGYNTLMPMGWDAFGMPAENAAMANGKPPAAWTYSNIDYMKKQMESMGLAIDWSKEVATCKPDYYKWNQWLFLKMLEKGIVYKKTGTVNWDPIDQTVLANEQVIDGKGWRSGATVEKRDIPMYYMAITDYADVLLDDLNGLQWPDRVKVMQENWIGKSTGVRFAFPHNIAGADGKLIQDGKLYVFTTRADTIMGVTFAAVAAEHPLAALAAENNPELQAFIAECKAGGVAEADMATMEKKGMPTGLQVTHPLTGESVPVWVGNYVLMSYGDGAVMGVPAHDERDFAFALKYGIPIKQVISVEGEVFNNAEWAEWYGDKERGVCIGSGPLDGLNHTQAVNAVAELLSNKGVGEKRIQFRLRDWGISRQRYWGTPIPMIYCDTCGDVPVPEADLPVVLPEDLVPDGSGNPLAKSAAFYECKCPKCGSLARRETDTMDTFVDSSWYFTRYVCNDANTMTDARSDYWMPMDQYIGGIEHAILHLLYSRFWTKVMNDLGLVKFREPATALLTQGMVLNDTYFTEEANGKKNWINPADVAVEFDDKGRPVSAKLINAGTPVQIGGVEKMSKSKNNGIDPQALIDQYGADTARLFTMFAAPPEQSLEWSDSGVEGAHRFLKRLYQLALNKQDAIKAQPVLSAANLGKVAQTARRDVHEILKQANFDYDRHQYNTVVSAGMKMLNTLDAFASEANSPADQAVLAEGLSILLRVLYPIVPHITCHLWSSLNYSATQGELLDSPWPEVDEKALVRSELNLMVQVNGKLRGSIEVPADADKASIEATALASDAAQKFMEGKPAKKVIVVPGKLVNIVV is encoded by the coding sequence ATGTTCGACAAATACGCCGCCCAAGACATTGAAAATGCCGTTCAAGGCCAATGGAAAACCTCGGATGCCTACAAGGCCGAGGCCTTTGCGAAAGACGCAAGCGGCAAGCTCAAGCCCAAGTACTACTGCGTGTCCATGCTGCCCTATCCAAGTGGCAAGCTGCACATGGGCCATGTGCGCAATTACACCATCAACGATGTGATGATTCGCCAAAAGCGGATGAAAGGCTACAACACCCTGATGCCCATGGGCTGGGACGCATTCGGCATGCCTGCAGAAAACGCGGCCATGGCCAACGGCAAGCCGCCAGCGGCCTGGACCTACAGCAACATCGATTACATGAAAAAGCAGATGGAATCGATGGGCTTGGCAATTGACTGGTCCAAGGAAGTGGCCACCTGCAAACCCGATTACTACAAGTGGAACCAGTGGCTATTTTTGAAAATGCTTGAGAAAGGCATTGTCTACAAGAAAACTGGCACAGTGAACTGGGACCCAATCGATCAAACCGTGCTGGCCAATGAACAGGTGATTGACGGCAAAGGCTGGCGCTCCGGCGCAACGGTCGAAAAGCGCGACATTCCCATGTACTACATGGCCATCACCGATTACGCCGATGTGCTGCTTGACGATTTGAACGGCCTTCAGTGGCCCGACCGCGTCAAGGTGATGCAGGAAAACTGGATTGGCAAATCCACTGGCGTGCGCTTTGCTTTCCCGCACAATATTGCAGGTGCAGATGGCAAGCTAATCCAGGACGGCAAGCTTTACGTGTTCACCACCCGTGCCGACACCATCATGGGTGTGACCTTCGCAGCCGTGGCGGCCGAGCACCCGCTTGCCGCATTGGCTGCTGAAAACAATCCTGAATTGCAGGCCTTCATTGCTGAATGCAAGGCAGGTGGCGTGGCTGAAGCTGACATGGCCACCATGGAAAAGAAAGGCATGCCCACCGGCCTGCAGGTAACTCACCCATTGACAGGTGAAAGCGTACCGGTGTGGGTGGGCAACTACGTGCTGATGAGCTACGGCGACGGTGCTGTCATGGGCGTGCCCGCGCACGATGAACGCGACTTCGCGTTCGCCTTGAAGTACGGCATTCCGATCAAGCAAGTGATCTCAGTTGAAGGCGAAGTATTCAACAACGCTGAATGGGCTGAATGGTATGGCGACAAGGAACGCGGCGTGTGTATCGGCAGCGGCCCGCTCGACGGTTTGAACCACACACAGGCAGTGAATGCCGTGGCTGAACTTCTGTCCAACAAGGGCGTGGGTGAAAAGCGCATCCAGTTCCGCCTGCGCGACTGGGGCATTTCCCGTCAGCGCTATTGGGGCACCCCCATCCCCATGATTTACTGCGACACCTGCGGTGACGTGCCTGTGCCTGAAGCCGACTTGCCCGTGGTATTGCCGGAAGACCTGGTACCCGACGGCAGCGGCAACCCGCTGGCCAAAAGCGCAGCATTTTACGAATGCAAGTGCCCCAAGTGTGGCAGCCTTGCGCGCCGTGAAACCGACACCATGGACACGTTTGTCGACTCAAGCTGGTACTTCACCCGCTACGTGTGCAACGACGCAAACACCATGACCGATGCGCGTTCAGACTACTGGATGCCCATGGACCAGTACATCGGCGGCATTGAACATGCGATTCTGCATTTGCTGTACAGCCGTTTCTGGACCAAGGTCATGAACGACCTGGGCCTGGTGAAATTCCGCGAACCGGCCACCGCCTTGTTGACCCAAGGCATGGTGCTGAACGACACCTATTTCACCGAAGAAGCCAACGGCAAGAAGAACTGGATCAACCCGGCCGATGTGGCCGTGGAGTTTGATGACAAGGGTCGCCCGGTTTCTGCAAAACTGATCAACGCGGGCACGCCTGTGCAAATCGGCGGCGTGGAAAAAATGTCGAAGTCGAAAAACAACGGCATTGACCCCCAAGCCCTGATCGACCAGTACGGGGCTGACACCGCCCGCCTGTTCACCATGTTTGCCGCACCACCCGAGCAAAGCCTGGAGTGGAGCGATTCCGGTGTAGAAGGTGCGCACCGTTTCCTCAAACGCCTGTATCAGCTGGCATTGAACAAGCAGGACGCCATCAAGGCACAACCCGTCTTGAGTGCCGCCAACCTGGGCAAGGTTGCACAAACCGCGCGCCGCGATGTGCACGAGATTTTGAAGCAAGCCAACTTCGACTACGACCGTCACCAGTACAACACCGTGGTGTCTGCCGGCATGAAAATGCTGAACACACTCGACGCCTTTGCCAGCGAAGCAAATTCACCCGCAGACCAGGCCGTGCTTGCAGAAGGTTTGAGCATTCTGCTGCGCGTGCTGTACCCGATTGTGCCGCACATCACCTGCCACCTGTGGAGCAGCTTGAACTACAGTGCAACACAGGGTGAGCTTCTCGATTCCCCTTGGCCTGAAGTGGATGAAAAGGCCTTGGTGCGTTCGGAATTGAACCTGATGGTGCAAGTCAACGGCAAACTTCGGGGCAGTATTGAAGTGCCTGCCGATGCAGACAAGGCGAGTATTGAAGCCACCGCATTGGCCAGCGACGCAGCTCAGAAGTTCATGGAAGGCAAGCCCGCGAAAAAGGTCATCGTGGTTCCGGGCAAACTGGTCAACATCGTTGTTTAA
- a CDS encoding adenylate/guanylate cyclase domain-containing protein, translating into MYTHKNLTVMFTDICGFTRQTSTSSRNDMMARLEIHNALLTPVIRQWGGTIVKSIGDAFLLTFESPTDALHCAICLQHALHVHNHEAPEQTRIHIKISVNCGEVAVTDTDVFGDPVNVAAKIEKATTANEIYFTEAVYLAMNQSEVPCEFASTFAAKGDAAPEIRLYRILTDDKNPRYQGILSTGADKRAAHIVASMPMSAKPAKFKRHWKVGLLVAVALFALAGLSVLFGKPKAVQIDTNTADPLAGTSASPDQAEQFDPNPQPVDSRKSRQAATMVWATAIVQDPAQLKEKAMR; encoded by the coding sequence ATGTACACCCACAAAAATCTCACCGTAATGTTTACCGACATCTGTGGATTTACCCGGCAAACCAGTACCAGCAGTCGCAATGACATGATGGCACGCCTGGAAATTCATAACGCACTGCTTACCCCCGTGATTCGGCAATGGGGCGGCACGATTGTCAAATCAATCGGAGATGCGTTTCTACTCACCTTTGAAAGCCCAACCGATGCACTGCACTGCGCAATTTGCCTGCAGCATGCCCTTCATGTGCACAATCATGAAGCGCCAGAACAGACCCGAATTCACATCAAGATCAGCGTCAACTGTGGTGAAGTGGCGGTGACCGACACGGATGTATTTGGTGACCCTGTGAATGTCGCCGCGAAGATAGAGAAAGCCACGACAGCCAACGAGATTTATTTCACGGAGGCGGTGTACTTGGCCATGAATCAGTCAGAGGTGCCTTGTGAGTTTGCAAGCACCTTTGCGGCCAAAGGTGATGCTGCGCCTGAAATCAGGCTTTATCGAATATTGACCGATGACAAGAACCCCAGGTACCAAGGCATTTTGTCGACTGGAGCTGACAAACGTGCTGCACACATTGTTGCATCGATGCCCATGAGCGCCAAGCCTGCCAAATTCAAACGTCACTGGAAGGTCGGTTTACTTGTTGCTGTGGCTTTGTTTGCGCTAGCCGGTTTATCAGTACTGTTTGGCAAACCAAAGGCAGTACAGATTGACACCAACACAGCAGACCCTTTGGCAGGCACATCGGCCAGCCCCGATCAAGCCGAGCAATTTGACCCCAACCCCCAACCTGTCGATTCACGCAAATCAAGGCAAGCCGCCACAATGGTCTGGGCCACCGCCATTGTTCAAGACCCGGCCCAGTTGAAGGAAAAAGCCATGCGGTGA
- a CDS encoding UvrD-helicase domain-containing protein, protein MSLLDSLNPEQLAAVTLPRESALILAGAGSGKTKVLTARIAWLIQTGQVGPNGVLAVTFTNKASKEMLHRISTMLPINTRSMWVGTFHGLCNRMLRAHWKEAGLPQAFQILDMQDQLSAIKRMYKVLGIDAEKFPPKQLSYFVGSAKDQGLRPKDVEAHDEYHRMMVRLYEAYEAQCQREGVVDFAELLLRSFELLGANPTLREHYQARFKYILVDEFQDTNSLQYNWLKRLAGPQGCIFAVGDDDQSIYAFRGARVANMVQFENDFNVQNRIKLEQNYRSVGNVLKAANVLIAHNKARLGKELWTEAGEGEAIRVYEATSDQDEAAFIIDRIKKLVLEEGYSRSDIAILYRSNAQSRVVEQALFNAGMPYRVYGGLRFFERAEIKHALAYLRLMDNADDDNSFSRVVNFPARGIGARSVEQLQDISTAQATSLYRAIHRMEGRAQAGLKKFADLIERMRFETRGLSLPDLVDKVINESGLIAHFQADKDGEDRVENLKELVNAAASFSIAEGYYRDAAATMVDEEKLITPLADFLSHASLEAGDNAAAAGQDAIQLMTAHSAKGLEFKCVFVTGLEEGLFPHENSIGNSVEGGDGTSVEAVEEERRLMYVAITRAREQLFLSHAQQRMLHGQIRYHLRSRFLDELPEEVLKWLTPKRAHIASQGWDALDSKVWGQNKTLNVGYSNKTSKRPYDIGTGVSHAKFGSGVVVSYEGEGDDQRIQINFGRQGMKWLMLSLAKLERS, encoded by the coding sequence GTGTCCCTACTCGATAGCCTGAACCCCGAACAACTGGCAGCAGTGACCTTGCCGCGTGAATCCGCCCTGATTCTTGCCGGTGCCGGAAGTGGCAAAACCAAGGTGCTCACGGCCCGAATCGCTTGGCTGATCCAGACCGGGCAGGTCGGGCCCAACGGGGTGTTGGCTGTCACTTTCACGAACAAGGCGTCCAAGGAAATGCTTCACCGCATTTCCACCATGTTGCCAATCAACACCCGCAGCATGTGGGTGGGCACCTTCCACGGGCTTTGTAACCGCATGTTGCGGGCCCACTGGAAGGAAGCGGGTTTGCCGCAGGCCTTCCAGATTCTGGACATGCAGGACCAGCTTTCCGCCATCAAGCGCATGTACAAGGTGCTGGGTATTGACGCTGAAAAATTTCCGCCCAAGCAACTGAGCTATTTTGTAGGTTCGGCCAAGGACCAGGGCCTGCGCCCCAAAGATGTTGAAGCCCATGATGAATACCACCGCATGATGGTTCGCCTTTACGAGGCCTATGAAGCGCAATGCCAGCGTGAAGGCGTGGTGGATTTTGCAGAACTGTTGTTGCGCTCGTTCGAATTGCTGGGGGCCAACCCCACGCTGCGGGAGCATTACCAGGCCCGTTTCAAATACATCCTGGTCGACGAGTTTCAGGACACCAACAGCCTGCAATACAACTGGTTGAAGCGTTTAGCCGGGCCCCAAGGTTGTATTTTTGCGGTGGGCGATGATGACCAGTCCATTTACGCCTTTCGCGGTGCACGCGTGGCCAACATGGTGCAGTTTGAGAACGACTTCAATGTGCAGAACCGGATCAAGCTGGAACAGAATTACCGATCGGTTGGCAATGTGCTGAAAGCCGCCAACGTGCTGATTGCCCACAACAAGGCCCGCTTGGGCAAAGAATTGTGGACTGAGGCGGGCGAGGGTGAGGCCATTCGAGTGTATGAGGCCACCAGCGACCAGGACGAGGCGGCCTTCATCATTGACCGCATCAAGAAACTGGTTTTGGAAGAGGGGTACAGCCGGTCTGATATCGCGATTCTGTACCGTTCCAATGCGCAATCCCGCGTGGTGGAGCAGGCCCTGTTCAATGCCGGCATGCCGTACCGTGTATACGGCGGTTTGCGGTTTTTTGAACGTGCGGAAATCAAGCACGCGCTGGCCTATTTGCGGTTGATGGACAACGCCGACGACGACAATTCCTTTTCACGCGTGGTGAATTTTCCTGCACGCGGCATTGGTGCGCGCAGCGTGGAGCAACTTCAGGATATCTCGACGGCTCAGGCTACGTCGCTTTACCGCGCCATTCACCGCATGGAAGGCCGTGCACAGGCAGGTTTGAAAAAGTTTGCTGATTTGATTGAGCGCATGCGCTTTGAAACCCGCGGCTTGAGCCTGCCCGATCTGGTCGACAAAGTGATCAATGAATCGGGCTTGATTGCCCATTTTCAGGCCGACAAAGACGGCGAAGACCGCGTTGAAAACTTGAAAGAACTGGTCAACGCGGCCGCTTCTTTTTCAATTGCAGAAGGCTATTACCGCGATGCGGCCGCCACCATGGTTGATGAGGAAAAGCTGATTACGCCTCTGGCTGATTTTCTTTCACATGCTTCACTCGAAGCGGGGGACAACGCAGCGGCCGCGGGGCAGGATGCCATTCAGTTGATGACAGCACATTCCGCCAAGGGGCTTGAATTCAAATGCGTGTTTGTCACCGGGCTGGAAGAAGGTTTGTTCCCGCACGAAAACAGCATTGGCAATTCCGTTGAGGGAGGCGATGGCACCAGCGTGGAGGCGGTGGAAGAAGAGCGCCGACTGATGTATGTGGCGATTACCCGCGCACGGGAACAGCTGTTTTTGAGCCATGCCCAGCAGCGCATGCTGCATGGCCAGATTCGCTACCACCTGCGATCACGTTTTCTGGACGAGTTGCCTGAAGAGGTGTTGAAGTGGCTGACCCCCAAGCGGGCGCACATCGCCAGCCAGGGTTGGGACGCACTTGACTCCAAAGTATGGGGGCAAAACAAAACCCTGAATGTGGGGTACAGCAACAAGACCAGCAAGCGACCTTATGACATTGGCACTGGCGTCAGCCATGCCAAATTTGGCAGTGGGGTGGTGGTGTCCTATGAAGGCGAGGGAGACGACCAAAGAATTCAAATCAACTTTGGTCGCCAAGGGATGAAGTGGCTCATGTTGAGTTTGGCGAAGCTGGAACGCAGCTGA